GGATAGATGGGACTAACAAGAGGGTTGATAGCTTGTATAAGCTTATGGTAGGGATACTGGTAGCGGTTTTATCTGTTCTTCTGACATCAATCGTGGGTATAATCCTGAATTTAGTTTTAAGGTAGTTCGTAGTTTTATAAGTATATTCGTTATGGATAAATCAAGGTTCATAAATTTCCTAACAAATTCAAATGCTTTGAAAGTAGGAGAATTTATCACAAAGAGTGGTAGAAGAACTCCTTACTTTATAAACACTGGTTCAATAGATGATGGTATAAAACTACGCACACTAGGAGAATTTTATGCAGAGGTTGTTTATCATAACTTTCCAAGTGTTACTCTTCTTTTTGGTCCAGCATATAAGGGTATATCTCTATCGGTTATAACAGCGCTCAAACTTTACGAATTATACGGTTTGAATGTTAAAGTTTCGTTCAATAGAAAGGAAGTAAAAGATCACGGTGAGGGTGGAGTTATTATTGGTTCGCAGATTACGAGTGGTGATAATGTTGTGATAGTAGAGGATGTTATTACTTCTGGAATATCCATAAGGGAGAGTATTAACATACTTAGAAGCAATGGTAATCCCAAAATTCTTGGTGTTGTTGTTTCGGTTGATAGGATGGAGAAAGGTGAAGGAGAGATGCTAGCAAGCGAGGAGATAAGAAAAAATTTTGGTATTGAAGTTATTTCTATCGTTAATGCTTATGACATACTCAACTACATCAAAACTAATAAACTCGTTGAAGATGAAGTTATAAATGAAATTGAGAGATACCTAAAAAGTGTGTGATAGCATTTAAAACACTCATTTTAACTATATAGTTCTTATGATACACTTGTCTCTAACTACCTGTAGTCAAGGATTTGTGTTTTGAATCTGGGGTTGGTTCGTAGAGAAGATAGAAATATTTTATCCTACCATTAGTTTGTGTTCTAAATTTATGTTATACAATCTTTATTCTAAACAATTGGAGCTTTTGTTTTTTGGATATTACAAGTTTTATATCCTTTGTCCTGGTTAGTATGTTGTAGGTTTTTAGAGTTGTAGGTAACTTAAACTTAATGTTGTAAAGGTTTGTGTTTTTAAATAGTATTTATCGTTCTTTAAAACTCTCAACTCTTTTTGCGTCAAAGAGAGATATAATCTTGTCTCCAGTCTTGTTAGAAGGTTTAGGTGAAGTTTGATAGGGTTGGTTAGTTATTGTTTGCTTCCGGAGTTCCGTTTCTTCTACGACTACATTCTCTATACCTAGGGATAGATTGATCCTTTTTCTTATCTCGTCAATCTCTTTTACTATGAAGTCCTTTATTGGATAAGGTGCTTGTATTCTAACTTCTTTATCAGTGATCTTGATTAGGGTTTTTTTATCAACTCCTGAGAACTTAACACAACTTGCTATTATCTTCCTTACGGTTTCATCTGGTGGCGTCTCTGATTTTTCAATGTCTCGTAGTAGTTCTTCAGCAGGGTCTATAACTTCAATGTTGCTCTGATTACCTTTTGGTTTATGTTCATTAACCATTACCTCACCGCTAGAAAGATATCTCTTGATTTCTTTGACTTCTTCCAAAATCTTTGATATTGTGATTACATTATCTGGATTTGTAGCCCTAAAAAGAGCATTCTCAAGGAAGAAGAGTTCGTTTATAGATGTTCTCATTTCTTGGTATGCCCTTATGAAGGTGTTTTGTATGAAGATGATCTCATCTTTTGAAAAACTATCCTTATATTTATCAAGTATCTTCTCCTCGTCTTCTAAAAGTTTAAGGATACTTCTATCTATTCCGAACTCTTTAACTAGTAATAAGTTTCTAAAGAATGTGATAAGTTCTTCAACGAGTTTCTTTATGTCAAATCCTTTTGAGAAGAGGATGTTTACTTTCTTGAGAAGTTCTGGAAGTTTGTTTGATTCTATGAGTCCAACAATCTCATCTATATGAGAGAAGTCAATAATACCTATTATTTTTGATAATTCTTCTTCATCTACTTTTGAGATTGTATCTTCATTATAGACATCCTCACCGAAGTATGAGATTACAGTGTCAAGGACGCTTTCTGCGTCTCTCATTGAGCCATTTCCTGCCTTTGCTATCCTCATAAGTATGTTATCAGTTAGTTTATATCCTTCATATTCAGATATTTTCTTGAGTTGTTTGAAGATGTTATCTACTGAGAGTGGTTTTAGGACATAGTGTTGACATCTTGACCTTATTGTTTGTTTGACTTTGTATGGTTCTGTAGTTGCGAATATGAATACTACATGGGGAGGTGGTTCTTCTAGAGTTTTGAGAAGTGCGTTGAATGCTTCATCTGTCAGCATGTGAACTTCGTCTATTATGTATATTTTGTATTTTGACTTTACTGGAACGAACTTGACTGATTCTCTTATGTTTCTGACATCGTCAATTTTTCTATTTGATGCTCCGTCAATTTCTATAACATCTACTGAAGTTCCTTCTCTTATCTCAACACAGTTTTCACATACACCACAAGGAGTTGGTGTAGGACCGTTAGTACAGTTTAGAGATTTTGCTATTATTCTTGAGAGTGTTGTTTTACCGACACCTCTGGGACCAGAAAGAAGGTATGCTTGTCCTACTCTACCAGTGCTTATCGCACTTTTCAGTGCCTTCACAGTCTCATCTTGTCCTATAACCTCGTCAAAGGTTTGGGGGCGCCACTTCCTCGCAGTAGGTAAAGACATACACTAATCCTCCTTAACAACCTCAACAACTATTTCTTCGTCTCCATGCTTAACAATATACTTTCCAACTTTTATCCTAATGTCAACACCACTTTTACCCCTAGTTGCTCTGATGATGTTATTGCTAGCGTCTAGAATAGTAATCTCACCATAGTCATTCACTCTCGTGCTTAAGATAAGTTCATCAGCATCATATGAGTCTATGAATATTTTCATATTTTTAGACTCATAGATTACTTCTTTTCTCGTTTGAAATACCTCATCCCCTCTGTATGCTAGTTTTGCACCATACCTTGTTCCACTAATAGCGTCTATTATTTCAAGAAGATTATCTTTGAGTTTTATTAGTATTTTCCCATATTTTACAGCACTAAAGGGTTCAAACTCGGAATTTTCCATCTTTAATATAGCCATCTTTATTTCAGCAAAAGCAGTCTTACACTCTTCGTCGGAATTCACATCCTTTAGAAACTCGCTTGAAGGGTTGTCTATGTTTAGAAGAAAAGAATCTTCATCATATTTGCCGTATTTTTTATCCATAACCTAATTATACAAACTTTTAGTAGTGATAGTAAAATGAAATAACTTGAAGTTAGTCTTCTTAAAGTGTATGTTATCATTGTGATGCGATAGGTTATCCTTACTGTTATTCCTTTTGTTGGTTATGAACTAGTTGTCCAGAAATTAATAAATTTGATGTGTTAATTTACGTCGTTAAAGACTTCGTCATTTGAATCCCTTTCATCCTCAACCATTATAACTTTGTAGTTGTCATCTAAATCCTCAACGAAAAATACTAATCTTTTTCCATCTGTTATTCGCCTGTAGAAAAACAATCTCACTTTGCTGAAAAGGGCTTGAAGTATTTGTTGTTTAGTCTCTTCTGTCACCCCAGAAGTCTTTGCATCTTCAGGACCAAGCTCATAGCCAGAGTATCCGAATGTTGCGATTGCTAGAAACCTGTCAAAATCCTTCTTTGGCATCTCAAATTCTCTTTTTATAATCCCCATAAACAACCTCCAATAAATACAACAAAAACTCTCAAAATATTTACTTAGAAGATAAGGTAATAGTCTTTATAAAGAACTGAAACCTAAATTATACGGTAAATGTTTCTAACTAACTTGCATTAAAATCCACAAAAGACTTTTTTATAATTTCATAGGTTCTGAAACTGCCAAAGATTAAGTAGTTATCCGAGTCTATCTGAACTTTATCTGTAATCTTAACATTTCCAAATCCAAGTTTATCTAGATGTTTTTTCAGTCTATTACTACCATCATTTGCTTCAATCTTTAGAATGTGAATATTCTCTATTCTATCTCTATACTTTGCGATAGTTTCTGATATTTTCTTATGTTCCTTATCTCTCATTAGGCTAACTATGATATTGAACTTCTTACCTCCAAGGATACTATTGTAGTTTTCAAGAAGATTGCTAATGGATTTCGGTGTATGTGCAACGTCAAAGACTATCAAAGGTTCTTTTCTCAAAATCTCAAACCTACCTTTAATCCCAAGGTTGATGTTTTCTAGGATGCTCCTATCTAGAGTATGGAGTATATTTACTGCTTCGTAGGATAGGAGTATATTTTCTATAAAGTGCTTACCTATAAGGTTCGTTCTAACTTGAAACATTGTGTTCGTTGGAATATACCTTACTGTTGCGCTTGTTCCGTCAATTGATACATTTGCATCAAGAATTTCGTAAATGTCATCTATGAAAACGATTTTAGAGTTTACTGAAGTTGCCTTATCGTTTATTACTTTTCTAGCACTACTTCTTTGTCTGGAAGATATTACTGGTATTGAAGGTTTGATGATACCTGCTTTTTCGGATGCTATCTTCTTGAGACTTCTACCCAAAACATTCGTATGGTCGTAATCAATTAGAGTGATTACTGAAACTTTTGGGATACAGAAGTTCGTTGAGTCTAGTCTTCCCCCAAGCCCAACCTCAAGAACTATATAATCAACTTCTTTCTTGTCAAAATATAATATAGCCATAATTGTGAGAAAGTCAAAAGTTGTTAGACTAATGTTGTTCATCTCAATACAATTTCTAATCTTAGTAGCGACAGAGACAAAATCTTCATCACTTATGTTCTTTTCAATATCGTTGTGAAATATGGAAATTCTTTCGTTAATCTTGGAAAGATGGGGTGAAGTAAAAACTCCAACCTTGCCAAACCTAGAGAGTAGGAATCCAGAGATGTAAGATACTGTTCCTTTGCCTTTTGTTCCAGCGATATGGATAATCTTCTTGCTCTTATGGTCAATACCTAAAAGTTTTAGTGTAGTTTCAACATTTTGGAAACCTTCTATATCTCTGAAGCGCCTTGAGTTCTCAAAGTTAGTTAGAGAGTAGAGGTAGTTGACGGTTTCTTCGTAGGTCATCTTACTGGATTCTATCTATAAGGTCTTTCGCTTTCTCAGTCCAAGAATTTTTGTAGAATTCTCTGACCATTTTCTCATACATTTTCCTTGCCTGTTCATATTCTCTTATCTGTATGTAGCAAAAGATAGTGTAATACATAGACTTGACAACCACATCTTTGAAGTCTTTGTAGATGTAAATTACCTTAACATATTCCTTCCAAGCTCTGTGATAATCTCCGTTTATCCTTAGTATCTCTCCTATCTCAAACTGTGCCATAGCAGAGGTTTCGTTATAAACTTCTTCAGTTATCTGTTGTAGTAGGTTGAGAGCCTTTTGATAGTCTCTTTGAGATTTGTAGATCATAGCGAGTTCAAACTTTGCTCTGGAAGCACTATCTTTGTCTCTTGATTTACTGACGCTTTCAAGTGATGATATTATTTCATCTAGGCTTTTTTCTTTTCTATCTTCCTGCTTTGGAGGTTGTGTTTGGTTAGTAGGTTGAGTTATCCTCTGTGTTGTTTGTGTATCATCTCTTCGTGATGCTATCCTAGATAGTCTTATAACTGCCTCATTGTATTCTGGTGAGTTCTTAAATTCATTCACAATCCTTTGATAATAGTTTCTTGCTTCCTGGAATCTTCTCTGATTCACCATCAGGTCTCCGAGTGTCAGTAATACACTGGGGACTCTGGTTGATTTTGAGATGCTAACAAATTCGTTGAAAACTGTTATTGCAT
The DNA window shown above is from Spirochaetota bacterium and carries:
- the pyrE gene encoding orotate phosphoribosyltransferase encodes the protein MDKSRFINFLTNSNALKVGEFITKSGRRTPYFINTGSIDDGIKLRTLGEFYAEVVYHNFPSVTLLFGPAYKGISLSVITALKLYELYGLNVKVSFNRKEVKDHGEGGVIIGSQITSGDNVVIVEDVITSGISIRESINILRSNGNPKILGVVVSVDRMEKGEGEMLASEEIRKNFGIEVISIVNAYDILNYIKTNKLVEDEVINEIERYLKSV
- the dnaX gene encoding DNA polymerase III subunit gamma/tau; this encodes MSLPTARKWRPQTFDEVIGQDETVKALKSAISTGRVGQAYLLSGPRGVGKTTLSRIIAKSLNCTNGPTPTPCGVCENCVEIREGTSVDVIEIDGASNRKIDDVRNIRESVKFVPVKSKYKIYIIDEVHMLTDEAFNALLKTLEEPPPHVVFIFATTEPYKVKQTIRSRCQHYVLKPLSVDNIFKQLKKISEYEGYKLTDNILMRIAKAGNGSMRDAESVLDTVISYFGEDVYNEDTISKVDEEELSKIIGIIDFSHIDEIVGLIESNKLPELLKKVNILFSKGFDIKKLVEELITFFRNLLLVKEFGIDRSILKLLEDEEKILDKYKDSFSKDEIIFIQNTFIRAYQEMRTSINELFFLENALFRATNPDNVITISKILEEVKEIKRYLSSGEVMVNEHKPKGNQSNIEVIDPAEELLRDIEKSETPPDETVRKIIASCVKFSGVDKKTLIKITDKEVRIQAPYPIKDFIVKEIDEIRKRINLSLGIENVVVEETELRKQTITNQPYQTSPKPSNKTGDKIISLFDAKRVESFKER
- a CDS encoding Mur ligase family protein, translating into MTYEETVNYLYSLTNFENSRRFRDIEGFQNVETTLKLLGIDHKSKKIIHIAGTKGKGTVSYISGFLLSRFGKVGVFTSPHLSKINERISIFHNDIEKNISDEDFVSVATKIRNCIEMNNISLTTFDFLTIMAILYFDKKEVDYIVLEVGLGGRLDSTNFCIPKVSVITLIDYDHTNVLGRSLKKIASEKAGIIKPSIPVISSRQRSSARKVINDKATSVNSKIVFIDDIYEILDANVSIDGTSATVRYIPTNTMFQVRTNLIGKHFIENILLSYEAVNILHTLDRSILENINLGIKGRFEILRKEPLIVFDVAHTPKSISNLLENYNSILGGKKFNIIVSLMRDKEHKKISETIAKYRDRIENIHILKIEANDGSNRLKKHLDKLGFGNVKITDKVQIDSDNYLIFGSFRTYEIIKKSFVDFNAS